In Zygosaccharomyces rouxii strain CBS732 chromosome F complete sequence, a single window of DNA contains:
- a CDS encoding copper fist DNA-binding domain-containing protein (weakly similar to uniprot|Q12753 Saccharomyces cerevisiae YPR008W), with translation MVLINGVKYACERCIRGHRVTTCNHTDQPLMMIKPKGRPSTTCDHCKELRKNKNANPSGMCTCGRLEKKRLAQKAKEEARAKAKEEKKLHECRCGSDEPCKCHSNRRSRTSHTRKLKNTNVGGSRPSSQHLDSASIGGMGHVMSPVSMDSNSSIQNGSAGTSNINISGIGKAEPSSLFPSGFLDTGESNGKISKDYHQVPSLASISSLHSGQSPSFDQKLGLPQSPLLNGLSRNSGGNFFNWADDVGSLYPAKSDSGVNLLENDKPNSNVSGNTNTSSMNNFPGDLGVGIYFGVNNGSTNGNENGNGDGNDNVNGSKSMNTNLKMKNPNAKVPFDEYGVPPEINTNQSNDPSGNNMSAPLNDWNTDKSPDVGNMTNFAQNNGLLDIFMDSTTVAALSKDSLMGQQDNFDFLNENNRTQGKINSNINPSYSHNGTNNHNDINKTNGNFINNGNANHNQYRNRIWASPFGTDRSDTVSVDGESMRSVEGASLAPSFMDTPERASSLHSAHSVLYQQPHPHNQAQKQIKRTTSANRGYRSQPSGRPAVPITINPSMVSSIDDTISVTSLQSPASSLIDNNGFSTSLGNSGDFGTSNPLFERSKSPQLGLEELTNTTIPTTPQFSKQRSNVIPSTNSKFELDRLLGLDTGNTSGLPDNSAISESNNNDNLVFQNDTATLSSPADKGVFEEASLMNGNQTTSPPSQLFTEKGFADLDNFMSTL, from the coding sequence ATGGTTTTGATAAATGGCGTTAAATACGCCTGTGAGAGATGTATAAGAGGACATAGGGTCACAACATGTAATCATACGGATCAACCACTAATGATGATTAAACCTAAAGGCAGACCGTCGACGACTTGTGACCACTGTAAGGAACTGagaaagaataaaaatgcGAATCCATCAGGTATGTGTACTTGTGGTAGAttagagaagaagaggTTAGCTCAAAAGGCTAAGGAAGAGGCAAGGGCAAAGGCCAAGgaggagaagaaattacatGAATGTCGTTGTGGCAGCGATGAACCTTGTAAATGTCATTCTAATAGACGTAGTAGAACCAGTCATACtaggaaattgaagaacaCTAATGTTGGTGGTTCGAGACCCTCGTCTCAACATCTGGATTCAGCAAGTATTGGTGGCATGGGCCATGTGATGTCGCCGGTGTCTATGGATTCAAACTCGAGTATTCAGAATGGGAGTGCTGGTACTAGTAATATTAATATCAGTGGTATTGGTAAAGCTGAACCCTCATCATTATTCCCATCGGGGTTTTTGGATACAGGGGAAtctaatggtaaaatttccaaagacTATCACCAGGTACCTTCACttgcatcaatttcatcgtTACATTCCGGTCAATCGCCGTCGTTTGATCAAAAGTTAGGGTTACCACAGTCGCCTCTGTTAAATGGTTTGAGTAGAAATAGTGGGggaaattttttcaattgggCTGATGATGTTGGATCTCTTTATCCTGCAAAATCGGATTCCGGTGTTAATCtattggaaaatgacaAGCCAAATTCGAATGTAAGCGGAAACACAAATACGAGCAGTATGAATAATTTTCCAGGTGATTTAGGGGTTGGAATTTACTTTGGTGTCAATAACGGCAGCACGAATGGAAATGAGAATGGTAATGGCgatggtaatgataatgtTAATGGGAGTAAGAGTATGAATACAAATCttaaaatgaaaaatccaaatgctAAAGTACCGTTTGATGAGTATGGTGTTCCACCAGAGATTAATACAAATCAAAGCAATGATCCAAGTGGCAACAATATGAGCGCGCCTTTAAATGATTGGAATACTGATAAAAGTCCGGATGTTGGTAATATGACGAATTTTGCTCAGAATAATGGATTACTTGATATTTTCATGGATTCTACAACGGTTGCGGCACTTTCCAAGGATTCTTTGATGGGACAACAGGATAATTTCGATTTCTTAAACGAAAACAATAGAACTCAGGGgaagatcaattccaatattAATCCTAGTTACAGCCATAATGGTACTAACAATCATAACGACATTAATAAAACTAATggtaatttcatcaacaatgGTAATGCTAACCATAATCAATACAGGAATAGAATATGGGCAAGTCCATTCGGAACCGATAGATCTGATACTGTAAGTGTTGATGGTGAAAGTATGAGAAGCGTAGAAGGTGCCTCCTTAGCACCGAGTTTTATGGATACTCCTGAAAGAGCTTCAAGTTTACACAGTGCTCATTCAGTACTGTACCAGCAACCACATCCACATAATCAAGCGCAGAAACAAATCAAAAGAACCACAAGTGCGAATAGAGGTTATAGGTCTCAGCCCTCTGGTAGACCAGCAGTTCCTATTACAATTAATCCTTCAATGGTTAGTAGTATCGACGATACAATCAGCGTTACGTCTTTACAAAGTCCAGCAAGCTCGCTTATCGATAATAATGGATTTTCTACATCTTTAGGCAATAGCGGTGATTTTGGAACTTCAAATCCTTTATTTGAAAGGTCGAAATCACCTCAATTAGGGCTTGAAGAACTCACCAACACAACGATTCCCACAACACctcaattttccaaacaGCGATCGAATGTTATTCcttcaacaaattcaaaattcGAGTTAGATCGATTGCTTGGATTGGATACCGGTAATACAAGTGGGTTACCGGATAATTCTGCAATTTCAGAGagtaataacaatgataatttagttttccaaaatgatACAGCAACACTCTCTAGTCCTGCGGATAAAGGTGTGTTCGAGGAAGCATCACTAATGAATGGCAATCAAACGACTTCGCCGCCAAGTCAATTATTCACTGAAAAGGGGTTTGCAGATTTAGATAATTTCATGTCAACCCTTTGA